The proteins below come from a single Procambarus clarkii isolate CNS0578487 chromosome 26, FALCON_Pclarkii_2.0, whole genome shotgun sequence genomic window:
- the LOC123756993 gene encoding uncharacterized protein, with protein sequence MAGVQVDTCTSPASASLQVCAPSHVSSPAPLPPMESSGPDEASLSPTTQGEEPSDLPQAAPLYLPDAFPDWSTVLLYLTGNIFCLVVAYNVWTFYQAVRGHQQCEPDEAKIRTITARPGEWVRPVSNLEIFTAVAAFLGTGNTAQVLWLSSSQPVTPEHVLLSLSVIARKIHVLQLSLAWRWFWPWLRRMEDFVIDFNVDTGDAMTVYYQQIRTPYNNSQGPLWRARLVPLPQPSPDRHEAVLVITLHHVIIDGLTNMIISRDLLEVLNAVMTGQEHNTPTRPIIPAIADELVSMKDWIYSLRVFFPVVLKVIANIFSGKCYNISLPQPRTKLALTKVVREDFSVETTQQLLNHCKEAKISIHSCIMAAVYVAFLRTAQDHTKEKLDALTITYDNAVNVRRYYPSVYQESLGCHASMCKQEFVVRSIDAESKSSFWALAKRMHDGLHQSLVVSKAPLILSRIGWLLSAVEPVNYLLTRLGYKNLINTNMSCTNMGNLKNLLPGKYGDGPVEITSLLRSTASELVGSPFLIVFQTFEGRLLMSLDYYTNNVTEEIANKFFSYLTHNVTNVAHFGSIQKL encoded by the exons ATGGCAGGTGTGCAGGTGGATACATGTACCTCACCTGCCTCAGCCTCATTACAAGTGTGTGCTCCCAGCCACGTCAGCAGCCCCGCTCCTCTGCcac CGATGGAGTCGAGTGGGCCGGATGAAGCATCGTTGAGTCCAACAACACAGGGTGAGGAGCCCTCCGACCTGCCTCAAGCTGCTCCTCTCTACCTTCCTGACGCCTTCCCGGACTGGAGCACTGTGCTCCTCTATCTGACGGGCAACATTTTTTGTCTC GTGGTTGCATACAACGTCTGGACCTTCTACCAAGCTGTCAGAGGTCATCAGCAGTGTGAGCCAGACGAGGCCAAGATCAGGACGATAACTGCCAGaccgggggagtgggtgaggccagtcagcaacctggagatcttcacaGCAGTAGCGGCATTTCTTGGCACTGGCAATACAGCTCAGGTGCTGTGGCTCTCCTCGTCTCAGCCAGTCACACCTGAACATGTTCTACTCTCGCTCTCAGTCATCGCTAG GAAAATTCATGTTCTGCAGCTCTCCCTTGCTTGGCGGTGGTTCTGGCCGTGGCTACGACGAATGGAAGACTTTGTGATCGACTTCAACGTTGACACGGGCGACGCCATGACGGTATACTACCAGCAGATTCGAACTCCCTACAACAATTCCCAAGGACCATTGTGGCGGGCTAGGCTGGTCCCTCTGCCACAGCCATCACCTGACCGCCATGAGGCCGTCCTGGTGATCACCCTCCACCACGTCATCATAGACGGATTGACTAATATGATCATCTCCCGTGACTTGCTGGAGGTGTTGAACGCTGTCATGACTGGACAGGAACACAACACGCCCACACGTCCTATCATACCTGCCATCGCTGATGAGCTGGTTAGTATGAAAGACTGGATATACAGTCTCAGGGTGTTCTTTCCTGTAGTATTAAAAGTAATAGCCAATATCTTCAGTGGGAAATGCTACAATATTAGTCTTCCCCAACCAAGGACAAAATTGGCACTTACAAAGGTAGTACGTGAAGACTTCTCGGTCGAGACAACACAACAGCTGTTAAATCATTGCAAGGAAGCAAAAATCAGCATTCACTCGTGCATTATGGCAGCAGTCTACGTGGCCTTTCTACGCACTGCTCAGGATCATACCAAAGAAAAGTTAGATGCACTAACAATCACTTATGATAACGCTGTGAACGTGCGACGCTATTACCCTAGTGTTTACCAGGAGAGTCTGGGGTGCCATGCATCCATGTGCAAGCAAGAATTCGTCGTCCGAAGTATTGATGCAGAAAGTAAGAGCAGCTTTTGGGCACTAGCTAAGCGTATGCATGATGGCCTTCATCAGAGTCTAGTTGTTAGCAAGGCACCTCTTATACTCTCTCGAATTGGATGGCTACTGTCTGCTGTTGAGCCCGTTAATTACTTGTTGACTCGTCTGGGATACAAGAACCTAATTAACACCAACATGTCGTGCACTAACATGGGCAATCTGAAGAATCTCTTGCCAGGTAAATATGGGGACGGACCCGTGGAGATCACCAGCCTGCTTCGGTCCACAGCCTCTGAGCTTGTAGGAAGCCCTTTCTTGATAGTCTTCCAGACCTTTGAGGGAAGGTTATTAATGTCGCTTGACTATTACACCAATAATGTTACGGAAGAGATTGCAAATAAGTTCTTCTCTTACCTAACACACAATGTTACTAATGTCGCTCACTTTGGCTCCATACAAAAATTATGA
- the LOC123756666 gene encoding uncharacterized protein, whose protein sequence is MECNQKAAFQQPSLTLDLDITPGPHDANISQAAHFSLFGAYVNPSTVLLFLSGNFLCLLVAYFLLTIYRTVRGHQQSDSDKTELRTISARPGEWVRPVSNLEIFSAAGAAFGKCNTAQVLWLSSAQAISPQDVKRALSIIARKIHVLQLCLAWRWLRPWLRRMEDFVVDFDVDTGDAMTVYCHQIQAPYNYSQGPLWRARLVPLPQPSPDRHEAVLVLTLHHVITDGFTNMTISRDLLEVLNAIMTGQEHNTPTRPIIPAIGDELVSRKDWIYCLRLLMSTTYQVIANMFNGKCFNISLPQPTSKLALLKVLREDFSKETTQQLLHHCKEAKVSIHSTIMAAAYLALLRTAQEHSKEKLDALTITYDNAVNMRRYYPSVYQESPGCHSSMCKQEYVVRSSDAASKRSFWALARRMHDDLHHSLIVSKAPIWSGVLGWALAAIQPFNYVLTRLGYKNLINTNMTCTNMGNLKTLLPGKYGDGPVEITSLLRSTASELVGTPFLVVFQSFEGRLLMSLDYYINNITEENAKMFFSFLTHYIANVARYGSINTDNCYTNTTFHSVQKLDKHLQRILNQPD, encoded by the exons CTGGTGGCctacttcctcctcaccatctaccGGACTGTCAGAGGtcatcaacagagtgattcagacaaGACCGAACTCAGGACAATATCAGCCCGTCCCGGGGAGTGGGTAAGACCAGTGAGCAACCTGGAGATATtctcagcagcaggagcagctttTGGCAAATGCAATACAGCGCAGGTGCTGTGGCTTTCTTCTGCTCAGGCCATTTCACCTCAGGACGTTAAACGCGCTCTCTCCATCATCGCTCG GAAAATACATGTTCTGCAGCTATGCCTTGCTTGGCGGTGGCTACGGCCGTGGCTGCGACGAATGGAGGACTTTGTGGTCGACTTCGACGTTGACACGGGCGACGCCATGACGGTATATTGTCACCAGATTCAAGCACCCTACAACTATTCCCAGGGACCATTGTGGCGGGCCAGGCTGGTCCCTCTGCCACAGCCGTCACCTGACCGCCACGAGGCCGTCCTGGTGCTCACCCTCCACCACGTCATCACAGACGGGTTCACCAACATGACCATCTCCCGTGACTTGCTGGAGGTGCTGAATGCTATCATGACTGGACAGGAACACAACACGCCCACACGCCCTATCATACCTGCCATTGGGGATGAGCTGGTTAGCAGGAAAGATTGGATATACTGTCTGAGGCTACTCATGTCTACCACATATCAAGTAATAGCTAATATGTTCAATGGGAAATGTTTCAATATTAGTCTTCCCCAACCTACATCAAAATTAGCACTTCTGAAGGTACTTCGTGAAGACTTCTCAAAAGAGACAACACAACAGCTTTTACATCACTGCAAGGAAGCAAAAGTCAgcatacactcgaccatcatggcAGCAGCTTACTTAGCACTTTTACGCACTGCCCAGGAACATTCGAAAGAAAAATTAGACGCCCTAACAATCACTTATGATAACGCTGTAAATATGCGTCGCTACTACCCTAGTGTGTACCAAGAGTCTCCGGGGTGCCACTCATCCATGTGCAAGCAAGAATACGTTGTCAGAAGCAGTGACGCAGCGAGCAAGAGAAGCTTTTGGGCGCTAGCAAGGCGTATGCATGACGATCTCCACCACAGTCTTATTGTTAGCAAAGCACCTATTTGGAGCGGAGTTCTTGGTTGGGCACTGGCTGCTATCCAGCCCTTTAATTATGTGCTCACTCGTCTGGGTTACAAGAACCTAATTAACACCAACATGACGTGCACTAACATGGGCAATCTGAAGACTCTTCTGCCAGGTAAATATGGGGACGGACCCGTCGAGATCACCAGCCTGCTTCGGTCCACAGCCTCTGAGCTCGTAGGAACCCCATTTTTGGTCGTCTTTCAATCCTTTGAAGGAAGGTTGCTGATGTCACTCGATTATTACATCAATAATATCACAGAAGAGAATGCCAAAATGTTCTTTTCATTCCTCACACATTACATTGCTAATGTCGCTCGCTATGGCAGCATCAACACTGACAACTGCTACACAAATACAACCTTTCACAGTGTTCaaaaacttgataaacacctccaaaggatcctTAATCAACCAGATTGA